CCATTCCTAAAAAATTCTCCGCATGATAGTGTACCATAGAATGACTTTTAAGAAAAGCTATTTCAAAAGAAATCAATCTCGTGTATAATGAACAGTAACCTGAACAGGTGATTGGTGAATAAAAAGGAGAAAAAAGATGATAGGAATTATCGGAGCAATGGAAGAAGAGGTACAGGCATTGAGACATGCCATGAAGATTCAGGAGGAGAAGGAAATCGCCTCCATGGTATTTCATAGAGGAATTTTATATGGAAAAGAAGCAGTTGTCGTGCGAAGCGGAATCGGAAAGGTCAATGCAGCGATTTGCACGCAGATTTTAGCGGATCATTTTGATGTAGATCTTGTGATCAATACCGGGATTGCCGGTTCTCTGGATGCAGCGATCGATATTGGAGATATGGTGATCTCTACGGATGCGGTGCAGCATGATATGGATACGAGTATTTTCGGGGATCCGATCGGACAGGTTCCGCGTATGGATACATTTGCATTCCCCGCAGATGCCCAGTTGGTCGAAAAGGCTGTGCGTGCGAACCAGGAGGCCAATCCGGATATCCATACATTTACCGGACGGATCGCCAGTGGAGACCAGTTTATTTCCTCACAGGAAGTAAAAGAACGAATCGTAACACTTTTCGGAGCAAAATGTGCGGAGATGGAAGGTGCAGCGATTGCACATGGGGCATATCTGAATCAGATTCCATGCGTGATCGTGCGTGCAATTTCCGATAAAGCAGACAACAGTGCATCTATGGATTATCCGGCATTTGAGAAGAAAGCAATCGAACATTCCATCAGGTTGTTAGAGAAACTTTTGCCTGAGTTATAGAGAAAAAGACCTGGGAGATCAGGTCTTTTTCTCTATAATAACATTTTTTTGGTTACTGTTCCCACACCAACACTCTTTCAGACACAAATTCTGTACTTCAGACAAAAGCTCTTGTAGAAGGAGAAAGGCTGTTTTATACTAAAACTACGCCAGAAAAATGATGGGCAAAGGAATGAAAAGAAAATGAAAAAAATTGCGATATGTGATGATGAGCCGGCAGTGAGAAAACAGATGGAGGCATATTTCAAAGAGCTGGAATCGGTTTTTTGCATCTCTTATTTTGAAAGCGGAGAGGCACTCCTGGAATCGGATGTTCTTTATGATGTGATCTTTCTGGACATTGACATGAAAGGAATTTCGGGGATTGATACTGCCAGAAAAATCAGAGTTCGGGATAAAAAGGCAAAGATCATTTATGTGACAGCTTATGAAGATTTTCGAGAGTATGCGTTTGGTGTCCATGCGTTCGGATATCTGGTCAAACCAGTGGAAAAAGAAAAAATTCTGGAAATCCTTCAGGAAGCTTTTGACTATGAACAGGAGGAGCAAAGAGGTCCCAGGATCCGTCTTCATACAGAGGCAGGGTATCAGGAATTTTATATGCAGGACATTTGCTATTTTGAATATAGAGACCGGAAAATCCGGATTGTGACGCAGAATGGAGAAGCATGGATGCGAGGAAGTATCAGTAAAATGGCAGAGTCTTTTCAAAACATGGGCTTTGCAGTTCCTCATAAAAGCTTTGTAGTAAATCTGCGTCATATCAAAGATATAAAGGGCTGTGATCTGCTCATGACGACAGGAGAGATAGTTCCCCTTTCTCAAAAGAAAGCGGCAGATTTTCGGGCATTGCTGACGCGATGGCTGGCGCAGCAGGTATGAAAGGAGAAGGCGTATGGCACTTGAGATGGGAATGAATCTGGTCTGTTCTGTTTTGGAAGAGGTGGTCATGTGTGTCTGTCAGTATCTGTTTATGAGCGCCAATGCACAGACGATCCACCGGAAAAAAATCTGGTATTTCTTTGGATTTACTGCGCTTGGCGCAAGTGTTTACGGTGCGGCATTTCTGACAGGGCTGACCGGAAATCTGTGGATCGGTATACAGATCCAGCTGACAGGGGTGCTGCTTCTTGGAATTTTATTGTTTCACAGAAAAATCGGAAGTCTGCTCCTGGATCTTTTTGTAAACATCCTTTTGATTCTTTCCATAGAAGTGGGGATTTTTCTGGGGAATTACCTGCTTGCACAGGGGGCGTTTGAGAATCTTGTGTGGTACGGGAATGTTACCATGCTCTTCAAAATGTTTTTCATGATTCCTGTGACAGCGGCCGCTGTTATGTGGAGAAAGAGACAAAAGGAAACAGAAATGGGAAACTTGCAGATACTGCTCCTTTTATTACTTCCGCTTTTTAGCGTACTGTTTCTCTATTCACTGATAGAAATGGGACATATCTATATGGAGCTGTATGGAGTTCGTCTGATGGTCGTCAATCTGGGAGCGCTGGTGCTTTTGAATTTTTGTTTTTTGTACCTGTTTGGATATTGGTTCCGTTCTCATAAGCTGGAGCGGCAGCTTGCAGAGTTTCAGATGCAGAATGAGCTGCAGTACAGATATTATGCGGAATTGGAGCAAAAATACAGAGAGTCCAGAAAGATCATGCATGATATGAAGAATCACCTTCAGGCTGTAGAACATTTATATCAGGCAAAAGATGGGCAGGAGCAAGGCGGAGCGTATGTGAAGGATCTGTATCATATGTTGAATCTGTTGGGTGAGAAATATTACAGTTCTAATCGTATGCTGAATATTATCTGTAATGATAAGCTCTCATTGGCGCGGCATCCTGCAGTCGCTATATCCGTGGAAATCGGAGATGTTGATTTTTCGGATCTGCGGGATATTGATATTACGACGATTTTCGCCAATTTGCTGGATAATGCATTGGAAGCGGTGGAGGCTTTTGGAGAGGGAGCCTATCTGAATCTGAAAATACAGGAGGTGCATCATTTCAGGGTGATCAGTATTGTAAATGCAAGCAGACCCGGAATGAAAAAGGAAGGACATATGGGAGTGGGACTGGAAAATGTGAGACGGACAGTAGAAGCGTATCAGGGAACAATGCAGTGTGAAATTGTGGGAGAAGAATATCGGGTCAGCGTGATGCTGCCGGGAAAGGAGGACTCATGAATTTGCTGTTTGAAGTGATCAGTTTATTGATCTGTATCGGGATACCGGTTTTGGGAGGAATTTATTTTGCGGTGAAAGGAAAGGGATATTTTCTTACGTTTCTTACAGGAATTCTGTCTTTTGTGGTGACGCAGATGATTCTGCGGATCCCACTTCTTGGTTATCTGAAGACAAACTGGGAGTGGTTTATGATACTGCCATACAGTCATTATTATATATATATGGCGATTGCGGCATTCTCTGCAGGTGTGTTTGAGGAGACAGGAAGAGTTGTGGGACTTGGTGTCTTGAGGAAAGGAAAAACCAGCTGGATGGATGCAGTGGCATTTGGACTTGGGCACGGCGGGATCGAAGCGGTGTGGATCGGTGTGATTGGAGTCTTGCCGAATGTTCTGAATGAAGATAGCAGCATAAGTGTGGTAGTGTTGCTTTCCGGAGCAGAGCGTTTTTGTGCGATGGCCTTTCACATTTTGTTGACACTGGTCATCATGGAAGGAATCTGGAGACACAAAAAATTGTTTTATTGGCTGATCGCAGTAGTTCTGCATGGATTATACGACTTTTCAATTGCATTTCAGAATACAATCCTGATCTGGGGTGTTCTGATTTTTGGGGTCGTGGCTGCGATGATAGCTTTGATTTTTACAAAACGAAAGTGGAAAGAAGAAAGGGGAACAAGACAATGAAAAAGAATATGAAAAAACTGGCAGTGGGATTCGGCGTTTTCGTGATGGCAGTGGGAAGTCTGATGGGATGCAGCTCTCTGGGAAGCGGAGGAAATGAACAAGGAGAGATCCTGAAAGAACTGCCGGAAGGGTTTGACAAGGAGACAGTAAGAAAGCAGGCAATGGAAGATATTGAGATCGCGCAGTCTAAAGATTATGAGAGCTGGAAAAGCAGGTTTACCAAGGATCTGCAGAGCAGTCTGACAGAAGAAT
This window of the Mediterraneibacter gnavus ATCC 29149 genome carries:
- a CDS encoding ATP-binding protein, whose translation is MALEMGMNLVCSVLEEVVMCVCQYLFMSANAQTIHRKKIWYFFGFTALGASVYGAAFLTGLTGNLWIGIQIQLTGVLLLGILLFHRKIGSLLLDLFVNILLILSIEVGIFLGNYLLAQGAFENLVWYGNVTMLFKMFFMIPVTAAAVMWRKRQKETEMGNLQILLLLLLPLFSVLFLYSLIEMGHIYMELYGVRLMVVNLGALVLLNFCFLYLFGYWFRSHKLERQLAEFQMQNELQYRYYAELEQKYRESRKIMHDMKNHLQAVEHLYQAKDGQEQGGAYVKDLYHMLNLLGEKYYSSNRMLNIICNDKLSLARHPAVAISVEIGDVDFSDLRDIDITTIFANLLDNALEAVEAFGEGAYLNLKIQEVHHFRVISIVNASRPGMKKEGHMGVGLENVRRTVEAYQGTMQCEIVGEEYRVSVMLPGKEDS
- a CDS encoding LytR/AlgR family response regulator transcription factor, which encodes MKKIAICDDEPAVRKQMEAYFKELESVFCISYFESGEALLESDVLYDVIFLDIDMKGISGIDTARKIRVRDKKAKIIYVTAYEDFREYAFGVHAFGYLVKPVEKEKILEILQEAFDYEQEEQRGPRIRLHTEAGYQEFYMQDICYFEYRDRKIRIVTQNGEAWMRGSISKMAESFQNMGFAVPHKSFVVNLRHIKDIKGCDLLMTTGEIVPLSQKKAADFRALLTRWLAQQV
- a CDS encoding 5'-methylthioadenosine/adenosylhomocysteine nucleosidase, producing MIGIIGAMEEEVQALRHAMKIQEEKEIASMVFHRGILYGKEAVVVRSGIGKVNAAICTQILADHFDVDLVINTGIAGSLDAAIDIGDMVISTDAVQHDMDTSIFGDPIGQVPRMDTFAFPADAQLVEKAVRANQEANPDIHTFTGRIASGDQFISSQEVKERIVTLFGAKCAEMEGAAIAHGAYLNQIPCVIVRAISDKADNSASMDYPAFEKKAIEHSIRLLEKLLPEL
- a CDS encoding DUF3887 domain-containing protein, with protein sequence MKKNMKKLAVGFGVFVMAVGSLMGCSSLGSGGNEQGEILKELPEGFDKETVRKQAMEDIEIAQSKDYESWKSRFTKDLQSSLTEESYDSYLKILEKQGEFKEFGKCTYLGQIKDNKKYGGVIIVVKYEEGNVNYSLAYDEDMNLVSFTM
- a CDS encoding YhfC family glutamic-type intramembrane protease, whose product is MNLLFEVISLLICIGIPVLGGIYFAVKGKGYFLTFLTGILSFVVTQMILRIPLLGYLKTNWEWFMILPYSHYYIYMAIAAFSAGVFEETGRVVGLGVLRKGKTSWMDAVAFGLGHGGIEAVWIGVIGVLPNVLNEDSSISVVVLLSGAERFCAMAFHILLTLVIMEGIWRHKKLFYWLIAVVLHGLYDFSIAFQNTILIWGVLIFGVVAAMIALIFTKRKWKEERGTRQ